The Sparus aurata chromosome 14, fSpaAur1.1, whole genome shotgun sequence region GAATGTTCACCTACTCAGCAGGACCCAACGCCTTTACTCATATCAGACCTGTTTTATATTTCCTCCAGGTGACCTTGTGCTCCTGCAGctcacagccaatcacagtCGCCTGCGTCTTTGCGCTGCAAATTGCGGAGCTGTCCGCTGCTGGAGGTTCTGAAATGCATCATTCATCAGCTCTTCTGGGAAATGTTGACAGCTCAGTCTGCTGCTCGGATCATTTGTCTGGTTCAACATAATATGTTGGTGCATACATGCTGAGAAATGGTTTAGCAATGAACGCTGCCACACACAATAAGTGATTTAAACAGAGCTGAAATGAGAAGAGAAGATCCCTAGTAATCATGAAGAAAGCTCATATCCagcaagaaaaaacaagaaccCAAAAAAACTCatgatgttaatgttttaaagaGCAGAGGTACAGCATTTACAGAGAAATGTAAGTGTGCAGTCTGATGCGGCTGCAGTGATGCAGAAACAGGAGAGTGGGCTGAGTGCTACACTTCCACATGTCCATAGATGTCATTTACCATTTACAGTGGGGACGTGACCAGGCCTGGTATACGTACATAATAagacagtgactgacagaagTCTACAGTGCTGGCTGAGGGAGTTTCTACAGTATCCCTCCATTTCCCTCTTGAACCTCCAGCAGTCTGTGCTGCTGTAAAAGGCCTACTGAACTCTTTCAGCCAGCTGCTGTCCTGTTCTATGACCGATGGTTGTGATATGTATGGATCAATGTTCATGTTCCTTTATTCCTGCAGTAATGACCTTCTCTGACCTTTTACAAATCACCCACATCACATTTCAATGTCTAATTAAAATAAGTGATGCCAAATGGATGATGTGATATAACAATGTATACCAGTGTATTCAGTGTATAGGTGCAGCATCATTTAATCAGGTCACTGATTCTTTTAGTCACTTCCTGTATGTAGCATTTGGTTCTGGGCCCTAGAAGGTCGTACATCCTACTTTACTGTTTTTGGAAATCTCTTCATTAGCAAAGACTCAATTTTAAACACAAGGCAGAAAGAATAAGATATTCTTTCTTTCGGAAAAATTATAAACTTAGCCAACATAAGCTTATTTTTTCTCGAGTAAAAGAACATTAGACTTGCTAATGTTAAGCTATAAACTAATTACACCATATTTGCATGCCTCCAGTGTCACCATCACTAAGCCCCCTGCTGCATCATACCATACATACTTTACTATAAACTGATAAATCTTCAAGTTTGAAGGTTTGAGTTGAAATAGTTTGCAAGCAAAGTCTGCCTGAACCGTTAATGTCTCCAGTGACCTTTGTGTACTCAATTAGCCTCTTCATAGCAACCGCTTTATTTATGACAGTATATTAACATCTTTCATATGAATGCCTTCACTCCGTCCAAATGAATCTTTCCATACATTTGTAAAGGCATCCAAGCCTTCATCCATTGGTGTTCTCAAATGATCTTGATCCAGGTTGTGATGAGCATGTGATCCCTACACCTGATTCAACAGGCTCTTTGGAATAACCGAATGTAAGTGTCAGATCTAACTAATGGCCTTATCATTTATGAGATCAATACATGATTTATGGATGCCTTTTAGATTAATTATAAGCCATTAATTGACAGCAACTTCTTATGGAGACTGTCAGCAGACCTTGTACAGTTGTCACAAATTATGCACTGCGGCCAGTGTTTGGTACCGTTAACATTTGACCTGATACCAGTTCTGATACCGGTACCTTGAATTCGATACCGGTAGACAACGGTACCTTTTTTCCATACTTGAATCTTTCAGTAATAACAAAAAAGTCATTTCAGGAAAAAAGTCATCAGGGTTCAACTGCTACACTTAGCTCATCACATGTCATAAGAATTAATATGATAGATAACACCAACGTGTATATGTGCTGCCCTCTCCTGGCACACAGCGTGTCCACTTAAAGCTCGCTGTAGAGGCTCATGTTGGAGCTACAGCAGCAGATTGACTTCATCATGTGAAGTCAGCACTTCACATAAATTTCTCTCAAGAACATATGAAATACTGTACATGCCTGTAAACAGGGGCGGACTGGGGTTGAAATTCAGCCTGGGAACTTGGTTTGGAGAGGCCTTTTATCCGATTGCATGACGGACGCAAGTGGAACcgtaattttaacatgaatgctttctgctccacccatctctttctacggcttatttctttttaacatatTTGCTAATTTGAATTTATCCCGTTCCACTTTTTCTTATTGTTCTTTTATTAAACAGGAACATAACGGTTTAAAGACTGACTGAGcggctgagccaatcacatttcaaacaaggatCAGCTCAAGTTGGGAGCTGGCCGCTTGTAGATTGACCCAGTCTGACGTTCcactctgtgccacctgcggcCGTTTTATGGGGTAAAAAAACCGCTCCGACCACCGGCCGGTTCGGCCTGGAACAGACCGGCCGTTCGGGAATACTCCCAAACCTCCCGATGGCCAGCCCGCCCCTGCCTGTAAATATGAGCACACATATCATTTTATGTTCAGTATGTGAACTGAAACGTTTGGTTAGTAAATACGTTTACTAAGGTAGCGAAGGTAAACTGTGTTAGCGCTTAAATGGGAATCCCCATAATGTGTTAGCATCGTGCTAGTGGGCTGAGTGATTCTTGTGGAAAATCGTTTCAGGAATCCATAAAGCATGCTGTAATATTTCCTGGTAGACAGTCTGCAGTTTCAAACATACtcaaaaacatacataaatTACCAAATAACTTCCCCAACTAAAATGAACCATGACACTGACTTATGAATGAAATTGGAATTATTTacggtcttttttttttttttttaatcactttttcCATTTGAAATCCTGTGAGGAAACATACATTTTACCTCTGTTTGGACATACGACTGTTTTTTTGCTCATTAATAACTTTAATTCTATACTTCGATTAATATTGAATTTGGGTAGTTGGTaactcattttttaaattttttttttgctttgtttctgatATGGGTATTTttagcttttagcttagcagcgaCAGTGAGGACGTACGTCATACGTGAAGACTTCAAGTACAGGCATCATTCTCACTGGGTGGGGGCCAGGTCCTCATCACTTTTGTACAGTGTCATTGTTGGCTCGATAAGATATGGGACTAGTGTACTCTGTAAAAAAGGAACTATGAGCTGAGTCACGATTGGTTGAACTTGATTAAAGAACTCTTGTCAGATGGCTGTTTCTGTTACATCTAAAACATCTGCAGCATCATAACAACAAGGCAGTTGAACTGAACATCAAACTGATTAACTATCTGTATTCAGTGCTGTTAGTATTATTGCTTCAGTCGTTTCTCTCCTGTCATATTTCAGGATAGTGATATTGGATACAATATTATCACTGGTGCTTTCTTCAGTAGGCAGCCTTTGACAGCATCGGTCCCTGGCAAGACCTGCTTTCATTCACTGACTTTTCACAATCACATTCAGTTCATCACAAACAAGTCCACAGAACCTTTcacccttgtgtgtgtgtgtgtgtgtgtgtgtgtaagataaACATCCCTCCTGCTCAGTGGAGGTGAGGTCAGCCTCAGTATGCTGCTGGAAGCTCTTTGCCCCCGTCAGTCCCTTTCATCTTGTCCTGTTGTGACGTAGCGTAGAGTTCTGTCCAGGCTGAGCCCAGgacctcctcctgcaggcctgTTTGATTTCACTTCAGATTGTTACAGTTCTAGATTCGAGCTGGTGTCTGTCGGACCTCTAGACCTTCAAGATGCCGTTGTCACGTTCCCTGTCCATGACGTCTCTGAGTGGGCTGCTGCCGGCCTGGGAGGAGGACGAGCTGCCCGTGGAGGACCTGCTGCTTTTTGAGGTGGCCTGGGAGGTGACCAACAAAGGTAAGGTCATAAGTATCTAATTATGCTTTCATCGGTGAGTGAAATGAGATGTATGATCTGATGTGCCTATGAAGCAAGAAGACCGTCCAAAAATTGCTGAATCATACAATGCAATATTAGATATTTAATTCAAAGCACAGAGTATTTGAATATTATCTTCAGTTTGCATTGACGCTGAAACTAAAGTCAAAACATGAATTGACTTGGACACTCATTTggcatgatttctttttttctttgaaataatttcataaagagcattttatttaaagtaataaattgaataaaatcTACAAATACTCATAAAGTTATGACCTTAAAAGTCTTTTGGTTGGCAGTATTGGTGTTATTTTGATTAAAACTTTGCCTCTTTGCCCTTAAAGAGCAAATATTGAAACCCAGTGGTTGTAGAGACAGTCTGCTCCGTCTGAAGAGCTAAACATTAAACTGCAGATAAGTGATGAAAGGGGAACAGCTATTACTTTTAGCCTCCTGATGTGTCAGTAGTGAAATCAGAGGCACCGACACGAAAAATGCATATTTGAAAACTGGATAAATCTATTCCTGGACAAGAGATGTCATTGTGTCACCCTTTACACTGGTAATGATCGAGTCTACAGGGTTGTTCAACCCTGACCTGATGAGACTCTTGGTTCAGAGCCATACATGGATGATGAGGTCATGATCTAAACTTTGGGGGATTTGTCGGTTTTTACAACCTGTTACTATGTGTAGCTTTCAGTTTAGACATGCAGAAGAGGAAGTTCTATCcgataaatgtacttaagtatgaAAAGCGTTCATGTAAGAGTAGGTAATACACTTAATGCATATACATACAGCGATCAGGCAGAACATTCTGACCACCTGCTTCATATTGTGAAGGTTCCCCCTGTGCtgccaaaacaacatgacttaAGACCTCTGagggtgtcctgtggtgtctggcaccagggcGTTTTATAGTGGATCCTCTGAGTCATGTATGTTGTGGgttggggcctccatggatcagacctGCTCCAGCATGTCTTACAGATGCTTgatcagattgggatctggggaacTTGGAGGCCTGGTCAACACCTTGGGCCCTTTATTGTGTTCCTCGAGCTGTTCCTGAGCAGTGTTTGTGGGGAGTCAgggcacattgtcctgctggggggccaTTGCCATCAGGTAGGGTTGTgatgagggggtgtacttggtccacaacagtgtttggatgggtggtgCATGTCAAGTGGCGTTCAAATGAATGCCAgcacccaaggtttcccagcagaacattgcattgtgaTGAGATGACCAATGTTATTCATGTCACCCGTCAGTGGTtgtaatgttgtggctgattggtGTATATGGTTATCATTAATGCCTGTGGTCTGTCAGGTCTGATCACATATATCACATATAAATTCACATACATCACCTCATGGCGATCCATCCTGTGGTCTCTGTCACTCATTTCCAAAACAAAGTAAAGACCTTTACAAATGGTCGTACTGCATTTGTGCAAAGGGGTACTAGAATGAACAAAAACTTCAAGTTCCTCGTAGTCACTTTAAATACAGTATCAATCTTTACATCACAAAATTGGGTCAATAGAAGGCACAGGTAACAAGTAGGTGTATTGTTACAACATATCAATTTACACTTTATGCCATTCTGATTTGGCCATGACAGCAACACtgtgaaatatgtatttccaGTAGTATCTGTGCAATCTTTTCAAAAACCAGCACAGCTGAATGTACATGGTCATGTTCAGTGGTGTGTTTACTTCACACCAAGCCAACTGAGGAAGAGACTGAGTTTGCTTGACTAAATCTACTTGGAAAACGTAGTTCAAGATACATTGTACAACAATGACCAACTGACAGTGGACGTGATATGAAATTATAACctgtaatgtaactaagtacatttactctatTGTATTGTACATTTTGGAGGTACTTTACCTAAATCTCCTCTAGTAAGTTAGTTTCTTCTTGAGTTTCATTCCAAATACTTGGCCACCATCCCAAAACCATGGACTGGGTGGCAAAATGCCCTCGTGGGAAAGGATCAGTTACTATGAATGAGACTGAGAAGGTGATTAAATCACAATTTATCATGCATTATCCAACATTATATTCAAATGGAGTTTCTGGCTGAAAGAATGAATAAGCATATAAAACTTGAATAGAATATAAATGGTTGAAACAGTGGGAAGGGATAAGTGATGTAAAATATGCAGGCTGGAGGCTGGAGTACTAACTGGGAGCTGAACTGCACCTCTGACTTGAATTTGTATGTAGATGCACCCGAGGGAGTATGCAGAGATGTAACATTGGGAAAGAGTCAGTTTGTTAGAAttgcaatgaaaaaaaaaatctaatgcatgaatataaaatatgaataagCAGATATAGACAGAAAAGAGTCCTTGATAACGCTGTAATATCTGTTCTCTGCaggtgtgcttgtgtgtttgtgcacatgcaGAGTGTTTCAGCATTAAGAGTGGAGGACATGTACTCCTCtccaacactgctcctgctgTCTAACAGTGTCAGACAGGTTATCAGGGAGTCTGCTGTTGTCTCCGCCCTCAGCTGTTAAATAACCCCTGTTCTCTGATGCAGTCCATACGTCACTGTGAGCTCACTGACTGTTGATAGTCTTCTTaccaatatttgttttttttttgccaagttAGTCACAGAAAACATTTCCACGTGTGTTTGGTCTGCCTGTGTTGTTTGTGCCAGAAACGGCACAAATCAGCCCGGCATGACCCTCAGGTTACTGTGAACCCACAGAACCCGAAGCTTAGATTCTATAAAACTCCTCTGAAGCACAGGACAAAGACAGACTGTTTGTCAGTTTATCAAAAGGCAAATCTACAACACCTACAGCAGCCTCACGTCCAGAATTGAGCATGTGTTTcagtgagttgttttttttgagaTTTAGGGGCAACAAGTAAATCATAAAAAAGTATGCATCATCACTGTACATCACAAAtgaaatgagaagaagaagtgaacatgttcttttctttactttctttaCTAAAGGGTTTTCAGGCCTTactaaaatgtttaaaacaaggACAACACTAAAAGAGAGGATGGATTTCAAGAGatcagtttcttttttcattttcaattttgtctgtctgtataAAATGATCCCCTATATATCCTCTTTCAATGAGCTTTCAGacttttttaaagcaaaactcttgccgaaatgcaacctagggtctttttgtgaatgtaaccGAGTCAAATGCttgtttaaaacataattatgatgaatgcgccacttttaagattgatcgtattttcgttttcgggtcaaactcatttccaatagcatcaaaatctctatttttaaaacactaagaaggctcgacacaacatgaaactttgctggtagtatcacaaaacaaaacaatggcatataagatcacagctgcgaacaattctgaggcttacgaacacgttggtgaatctgacgttttcttaaggaacctcttaagaacaacttaagaaagaatctaagaagattcttaagaagatattggtgaatgaggcccaatgtttgtgtacacagagtttaactTACGTGACAGTACAGCAGTATATAAGCATGCCCCTCATCTCTGTCAGTATTCAGTGCAGAAGACAGGTTAGAAAGTTGCACTTCAGAGCTGCCTTTTCCTTTCTAATCGTGTGTGAACCTGCAGTTGGAGGAATCTACACAGTGATTCAGACCAAAGCCAAGATAACAGTGGATGAATGGGGGGAGAACTACTATATGATGGGGCCTTACTTCGAAAACAACTTCAAGACCCAGGTGGAGGGCTGCGAGCCACCGAACCCAGCCATCAGGAAGGCCATGGACGCCCTCATCCACAACGGCTGCCAGGTGGgggacagacacagagacaaagtgtgtgtttgtgtgtgtcttagcTAAATGTCTCCTGTCTGATACATTTCAGGAAGTTGGCTGCACtcacttcattttcattttgttaataCTATacaggggcgctgccagggttttgggccccatgaaaagaaatattactgggccCCTGTATAGTTATTTGTTATGCTGCatacataaaactgtgcattttcaTGATATGTTTGACTATAttttcctatatgtgtgaaaagaacaacatgacagttacttagtaggggaagcactgaacactcagaatacaatggaatttagattcattgtctgcaagtctgcaacgttaatggttaaaatataaaattctcttaaattaaattacctgaaaaatacaaatgcatgacatacatgaattatatagaatttcctgtaataccatttgaaatagcatcaccatcaccagattcagctgcggctgctgctgctgcacttgatgtgtctgttcaaacatgcatcatttttgacaggaggggtggtcaactgattaaatataggcagcttgctaaacgtgaacagtgaaatctaaaaatccagagttttcttccaaaatatgagctaatatggggagaaaagttagctagcttaaaaaccacaaggttaagataaacaacagactaatgtgttccagaactttccaccacatgaaccaaacccaccttgtttctggaaaaacttggtgacatactgacgcccctttgcttctctctcctgcctaatctttttgtctttccttttttggctacccgacttctggggcattttgccttctctcggtCTCCGTACTGACTGAATACACCACACAgcgcagcagttcagttgattcGATGGGAGGACCGAACAATTTTACTCAGAGGGGGGGGggccttgagaaatgtttccaaaataaacttagtgttattatcagtgcattaagtgatgcatatttatgattataaactaacaaattagtgtcatattatttttgccagtattataattttattaggggcctttctgggcccctgtcaatgatgggcccctagaatccttccccttatcccacccttttcggcgccccagATACTATATATTAGTCGGTGGCTCAAACTCTGCCTCCTCAAGTGACTTAAACAATGTCTAAATCTGCTGTGTTGGTAGTCGGGGTGCACAGTTATTcaaaatattatgaaaataaataaggcCAAATGGAATATCTATGTATATTggttaacaaaaaataaatgtgtgacaaaaaagCATTATGATGAAATACTGTAGAGCAGCAGAGTTGTCCAACAAATCCGAAGTTATTGTGGCGAATTGGTCTCAGCAGTGAGCATGGAGCATGATTTTGACAATAACAATTATGTATATGCATCATTCACACTTAAGTGTATTGTTTAACTGCATATACAGTGTGCAGTATCAAGGTCAGTTGCTAACTAAGACTTTCATTCTTCTATCCTGACATTGTTACTGTGGACTGATGACCGAGTTGATCCAGTCACCAATCTTTAGCCACTAGATGGCGGTCACACACCAGAGACCCTGACCATCAGAACAACAGGATCGAAAATCTGGTTTAATGAAGGAATCCTACTCATGTATTGTGCTTAGAGTGAGGGTTAGTCCTACAGTTGTCAGTGGTAACCCATGTAAGGCTCAGCTGCAGGGAAATATAAAACtttagaaacacatttaaaatgattcatttaaTGCTTTATATGACTGCAACCACAAGAATGGTTTATTGGGTTTAATTCTCACAGCAATATTTTAAATGAGCAAATATTTGAGGCAAAATCTAATTGATTCTTACATCACAAATCTAGAATACATGTTTTCACACACTGGAACTCTGGAGGTAGATTTTCAACATGGAGTCTTCAAACTGTAAAGCTCGCTGTTGGTTTCTTTCGCTGATGTTGATGCTGCAGGTTCATTTTGGCCGCTGGCTGATCGAGGGCAGCCCCTACGTGATCCTGTTTGACATCGGCTCAGCAGCCTGGAACCTGGACCGCTGGAAGGGGGATCTGTGGGAGACCTGCAACATCGGCCTGCCCTACCACGACAGAGAGGCCAACGACTCGCTCATCCTGGGCAGCCTCATCGCCTGGTTCTTCAAAGAGGtcagctgctgctcagcctgcCGTTCAGCACACTGCTCATCAGTGAAGCCTCTTAATTTCTTTCAATGTTCACTTTTTGCAGTTAACAGACAACCTGGGAGACAAGCCCAATGTCATTGGACATTTCCATGAGTGGCAGGCAGGTCCAGGGCTCATTCTCTCTCGCTCCCGCAAGATTCCCATGGCAACGGTTTTTACTACACATGCCACCCTGCTGGGACGATACCTCTGTGCAGGGAACGCAGACTTTTACAACAACCTGGACAAGGTGAGAGGTCAGGATGGTTGGCCAACACAGGCCTATAATGCTGCAAACTAGATTATAACAAATGGACACAAGCAGGCCAGTCTTACTGCGGGTGGCAGAGCAGATCCTGCTTTATTTTCTCACCAGAAGGCTGTGTTTTGTGGAGGGACTTGACAACAAATCTTCTTTTAAAAGCTTTATCATTTGAGTTGACATCGTGCTTTACATGGTGTGTACCCCTGAATGATTCATATgtagttacatttaaaaaaacaacaactgacgAACATGTTCAGCAGAGGGATACTGGTTCATTTGTGGACAGATGAAGCTGTCACTTGTGTCTGCTGTGACTCGTGAGATTTAAGGTGACAGGATGCACACTCAGTTGCAGAGAGATAAAAGGCATTTTTAAGTCTGCTGTTTATGTCTTCATATTTGGAGCTGCTTGCTTATTTGGCACAAAAGCTGGCATTAGTGTAGCATACACTGTCTTCAAGCCATAAGAATCAATAATATTCAAaactgcacacaacaaaaacattaaatggaGTCGAAATAGCAAAGATCCAAACCTCTTGAGTGAAACAATGACTGATAGTAAGGGATAGATAACAGGCAGTGTGTCCAGGAGCAGATATCAGTGGGCTCTTCGGAAGCTCTTTGTGAGATGTGACTGTTGGAATGTTGAAATCAAAGTGCACAGTCAAAACTACGGATGTCgtgaatgtgttgtttttttttttttttttactcctgaACCCATTTCATGTCCTTGTTCTCATTATATTCTTGTTTGTAAAAATGGTTGGATGTCAGAAGCTTGGCTTTTCACCAAGGCTTTTACCATCCTGTACATGTCTGTGCTCAGGTCTATTGTTCTgccaccattgctgatgaaaatctttATGATGCGACTCAGGCAGAAGTACTCACAGATGAGGTCATCTCGTTACATTTAGTCACATTTTCCGACTTTCTTGCTCACCCTCTGACAGATCAGAGTTATTActtattatatctttaaatggACTTTTTAGTTCATGAACTGTTGGAGGAGCTTTGAGTAGTCACTATTGTTAATGAACTGGTAAGGTCTTTGTGTGGTTTTAAGTAAAGTTTCTACTAAATACATGTACTACACTCAGCTGATCCTGAGAAAAGACACAGAAGTAGTTAGTTAAAGAAGTGTACAAAAGAGAAAGGCGGTGATATTATGCTGTAGGATTATCCACATACAGTATCTCTGCTTTTCTACATCAAGAACCACGACTTAAGCATGATGCATTTTATCAgggacacacactctcacacacacatctcatttCACACCCACACATTTCTATTTCATTAGATTCGATTGCCCATTCAAAGGTTCATTCCAAAAATCGCAGCCTTTTACAGCCACTTAGAGCATCATTAGTGATGTTGAGCTGTGTGTGAAGGGGTCGGTTTGATATTGTTAATTGGCTCTTTACTGCTCACTTCCTAAAGGTCAGCATGGAGCTAAAGGCCACTGACTGGCTGCCTCCATCACCGACAGACAAGATGTTTGTTACATCAGCCAATCCAGAGGAACTTCATCTGTTCTATTGATGGAATCATATTAATATGCATTTTCAGCTGAGTTGACTGTTTGTTGTGTCAGCCTTTTTGCCAGCTGTGTGCTAAATTGGCAAAGTGGGACAATAAAGACTGAcacttttttatgtttctctggTTTCTGGTGCTTGCAGCATTTTCGGCCTCTCGCTCCGATCAACCTTCAAACCAGATGATCACAGGGTTTTAATGAAATGAATTCAATTATTGTTAAGTTGATCATTTAATAGTTAGGCTAATGAAATTCCTTACTAAGAATATTATAAGAATACATGTGTGACAAGCAGAGTGTGTTCATCAAGTGTAATCAGAAGGAAGGAGTTCAGTGTGCCTCAACCGATTCACATGGAGCTGGAAGCCTGTCTGTGTCCAAACTATACCGCTAATGTAATTACAGATCTAAGAAATAAGAGTATTAAGTAAAATGAGAATTAGATAATGCATTTTAGATCAGTGAATGAGGTAATTCTAAagtaaaatgccaacatttaattCCATCCAGTCTTGTCCTGCTCGACACACTCTGTAAATTCTGCAGCTGAATTTCATTCGTTCAGTGGTTGAATATATTTCCTGAACTAATTCCACATTAAGCCAAAAGGCTAAACTTtagaatatttaaaataattgcCTCCTATAGTGTAATGACCTtccctatgtgtgtgtgtttgtgtgtgtgcgtagttCAACATTGACAAGGAGGCGGGTGAGAGGCAGATCTATCATCGCTACTGCCTGGAGAGAGCAGCGGTCCACTGCGCTCACGTCTTCACCACAGTCTCCCAGATCACTGCTGTTGAAGCCAACCACATGCTTCACAGGAAGGCAGGTGGGGATGCTGTACCTTGATGCTGTGAAGActatatgtgttgtgttttaagaATAGTGATGAATCTAGCAAATCTAGTAAATCTCACTAGAGGATGAAGCCAGAGATCTTTGTCACTAGCACCAGTATAAGGACTAACCATCCAATGAGCTAACTGTCCATTAACAGTCTTAATACTTATGTTGATGATCCAGATGTGGTGACCCCAAACGGTCTGAATGTGAAGAAGTTCTCGGCCATGCATGAGTTTCAGAACCTGCACTCCACCAGCAAGGCCCGCATCCAGGAGTTTGTCAGAGGACACTTCTATGGGTGGGTGGAGTTTGTGAATATAGTTGTGATCCATCTCATGTAGAGCTAacccagggttttttttttgggcacTCAGATTTGACTTTTGTCATTACTGGAGAGCCTTTCATGTATTGAAACAATCTACTTCAGAATCCCACACATTCTTGACTGAGAGTTGTTTCCTCTAAACCTGATGGTAATCCTTGTTCTTCTGGTAGTCACCTGGACTTCAACCTGGAGAAgaccctcttcttcttcatcgcTGGACGCTATGAGTTTTCCAACAAGGGAGCTGATATTTTCCTTGAGTCACTATCCAGACTCAACTACCTATTAAGGGTGAGGTCCTCCCGTCATCTACATTCAGTAGCACACTactgtgtgaaatgtgtgaaagtTGTCAACGGTACACCTTCAGATCAATTCTAACGTGTAACTCAAGTTAATATTCAAAAACATGTAC contains the following coding sequences:
- the gys2 gene encoding glycogen [starch] synthase, liver, whose protein sequence is MPLSRSLSMTSLSGLLPAWEEDELPVEDLLLFEVAWEVTNKVGGIYTVIQTKAKITVDEWGENYYMMGPYFENNFKTQVEGCEPPNPAIRKAMDALIHNGCQVHFGRWLIEGSPYVILFDIGSAAWNLDRWKGDLWETCNIGLPYHDREANDSLILGSLIAWFFKELTDNLGDKPNVIGHFHEWQAGPGLILSRSRKIPMATVFTTHATLLGRYLCAGNADFYNNLDKFNIDKEAGERQIYHRYCLERAAVHCAHVFTTVSQITAVEANHMLHRKADVVTPNGLNVKKFSAMHEFQNLHSTSKARIQEFVRGHFYGHLDFNLEKTLFFFIAGRYEFSNKGADIFLESLSRLNYLLRVHRSDVTVVVFFIMPAQTNNFNVESLKGQAVRKQLWDTAHTVKEKFGKKLYDALLKGQIPDMNSILDRDDFTIMKRAIYATQRHSLPPVTTHNMLDDSKDPILSNVRRIGLFNSRNDRIKIIFHPEFLSSTSPLLPMDYEDFVRGCNLGVFPSYYEPWGYTPGECTVMGIPSVTTNLSGFGCFMEEHVSDPAAYGIYIVDRRFRSAEESCNQLTQFMFSFCQQSRRQRIIQRNRTERLSDLLDWRYLGRFYIHARHLALSRAFADKFKMDPMAPPKTEGFRYPRPYSVPPSPSASLHSTPHHSDVEDSDDEPYDEDEEAERDRLNIKAPFVLGAVPEGKKKQPGESGN